In a genomic window of Bacillota bacterium:
- a CDS encoding phage virion morphogenesis protein, protein MGILLAGDWSRLENSIHRMARLDFTAMHRDIGEHLVSSTKDRFETGTAPDGSRWPESIRAQNEGGQTLRDTSNLYNSITYHARPDLVEVGTNSRIAPVHQEGKIIKVKQARHLHFKVGGRWARKKKVKIPARPFIGISDEDRQAIDDIIAEHLEECLE, encoded by the coding sequence ATGGGTATTCTGCTCGCCGGTGATTGGTCGAGGTTGGAAAATAGTATACATCGCATGGCAAGACTGGACTTCACTGCCATGCATAGAGATATCGGCGAGCACTTAGTATCCAGCACCAAGGATCGGTTTGAAACCGGAACCGCACCGGATGGAAGTAGGTGGCCCGAATCTATTAGAGCCCAAAATGAGGGTGGGCAAACATTACGGGATACCAGCAATTTATATAACAGTATAACTTACCATGCCCGCCCGGATCTGGTTGAAGTAGGTACCAATAGTAGAATAGCTCCCGTGCACCAGGAAGGTAAGATTATAAAGGTTAAGCAGGCTAGGCACTTACACTTTAAAGTTGGTGGGCGCTGGGCACGTAAGAAAAAAGTTAAAATCCCTGCCCGCCCCTTTATAGGCATAAGCGATGAGGACCGCCAGGCGATTGATGATATTATCGCCGAGCACCTGGAGGAGTGTTTGGAATGA
- a CDS encoding DUF1320 domain-containing protein, whose amino-acid sequence MYCTLEDLLGRVAEDVLIECTDDDGAGQIDVVKVDQAIEDATSEINGYCMSRYDVPFNPVPPFMKKLAVDIAIYNLFTRRGYDEESADRSILDRYKNTVRVLENIAKGIITLGQPQPPPETGATVLSEERKFSRRKMEGF is encoded by the coding sequence ATGTACTGCACCCTAGAGGATCTGCTGGGTAGGGTTGCTGAGGATGTTCTTATTGAGTGTACTGACGATGATGGTGCCGGGCAAATTGATGTAGTCAAAGTTGACCAGGCTATTGAGGACGCTACTAGTGAAATTAACGGTTACTGTATGTCCCGGTACGATGTTCCTTTTAATCCTGTCCCCCCCTTTATGAAAAAATTGGCGGTGGATATCGCTATATATAATCTTTTTACGCGGCGCGGCTACGATGAAGAAAGCGCTGACCGCAGTATTTTGGATCGCTACAAAAATACGGTTCGGGTACTGGAGAATATTGCAAAAGGGATTATTACTTTAGGGCAACCACAACCGCCGCCAGAGACGGGGGCAACGGTGTTAAGTGAAGAACGTAAATTCTCACGCAGGAAGATGGAGGGTTTTTAA
- a CDS encoding DUF2586 family protein, which translates to MPGLPDVDVNILDGGLGVLPPSASGLQAKVGVCSAGTVNGITSITDPEQIVDKLGTGPLVNALFDSFAGGARIVYAVRAEGDIAGTLGEVSSVKTGQGDMTVSGAPLDAYSAVVEIMDGGALNEATFRYSLDGEDTWSKKITVPELGPYEISGTGITLTFSEFETDPADSFAAGDKYTFSSVAPQASVVNVNAAVDSLLSSSYLYEFIHIVGESDAAMWAAADVKAVEAEGNYCYLHMLCEARGPDDGEDADAWTQALLDEIANFASTRVSICAARGEILDMNTGRQVDRNSAGLYAGRVSSTNVQESPGKVRLGPVSGMLALKPDGLNDGHILALDQAGFITFRQYRGLSGFYITNGRIAAESVSDYQYVEVRRPMDKACMLVRNAALMSEHGEIDPTNLSQSIKPLEADLTQPLDIMASPANGEIARGRVVIPLDQDILATSTIRSKIRIVPMAIMRWIELEVGYENPAAAR; encoded by the coding sequence ATGCCGGGTTTGCCGGATGTAGATGTAAACATTTTGGATGGCGGGTTGGGAGTATTACCCCCTTCCGCTTCGGGGCTGCAGGCTAAAGTAGGTGTGTGCTCAGCAGGAACGGTGAACGGTATCACGAGTATTACCGACCCGGAGCAGATTGTAGATAAGTTGGGGACCGGCCCTTTGGTGAATGCGCTTTTTGATTCCTTCGCTGGCGGGGCACGAATTGTGTATGCGGTGAGGGCCGAGGGCGATATTGCCGGCACACTTGGTGAAGTGAGTTCAGTAAAGACCGGCCAAGGTGATATGACGGTTTCTGGTGCACCGCTGGATGCTTATAGTGCAGTAGTCGAAATAATGGATGGTGGTGCTCTTAACGAGGCTACTTTTAGATACAGCCTGGATGGCGAAGACACCTGGTCTAAAAAAATAACTGTGCCCGAGCTTGGACCGTATGAGATCTCCGGAACCGGGATAACGCTTACCTTCTCTGAGTTTGAAACCGATCCTGCAGACTCCTTTGCCGCCGGGGATAAATATACTTTTTCCTCTGTTGCACCGCAAGCTAGCGTTGTCAATGTGAACGCTGCTGTAGATTCGCTCCTGTCATCCAGTTATCTGTATGAGTTTATTCATATTGTAGGCGAATCCGATGCGGCAATGTGGGCTGCTGCCGATGTGAAGGCCGTCGAGGCAGAAGGCAATTATTGTTATTTGCACATGCTTTGCGAAGCGCGCGGGCCTGATGATGGTGAGGATGCTGATGCCTGGACGCAAGCTTTGTTGGATGAAATTGCAAACTTTGCATCCACAAGGGTGTCAATATGCGCCGCGCGGGGAGAAATATTGGATATGAATACCGGTCGCCAAGTGGATAGAAACAGTGCCGGTCTATATGCCGGGCGGGTAAGCAGCACAAATGTGCAGGAGTCGCCGGGTAAAGTAAGACTGGGGCCAGTATCTGGAATGTTGGCACTGAAACCGGACGGGTTAAATGACGGGCATATTCTAGCGCTGGACCAAGCCGGGTTCATAACTTTCCGGCAGTACAGAGGTCTTTCCGGGTTTTATATTACTAACGGAAGGATAGCTGCCGAGAGTGTATCCGACTATCAGTATGTAGAAGTTCGCCGCCCAATGGATAAAGCCTGTATGTTGGTTCGTAATGCGGCCCTAATGTCCGAACATGGGGAAATAGACCCCACTAACTTATCCCAAAGTATAAAACCTTTGGAGGCCGATTTGACGCAGCCACTGGATATTATGGCTAGCCCTGCAAATGGTGAAATAGCCAGAGGGCGGGTGGTTATACCGCTGGACCAGGATATACTGGCCACCAGCACAATTAGGTCCAAGATCAGGATTGTTCCCATGGCCATAATGCGCTGGATTGAGTTGGAAGTGGGGTATGAGAACCCGGCAGCCGCGCGATAG